In Musa acuminata AAA Group cultivar baxijiao chromosome BXJ2-10, Cavendish_Baxijiao_AAA, whole genome shotgun sequence, a genomic segment contains:
- the LOC103999712 gene encoding chromatin remodeling protein EBS, whose product MAKTKPGKKDLDSYTIKSTNKVVKVGDCVLMRPAESGKPPYVARVEKIEADHRNNVRVRVRWYYRPEESIGGRRQFHGAKELFLSDHYDVQSAHTIEGKCIVHSFKNYTKLENVGAEDYFCRFEYKAATGAFTPDRIAVYCKCEMPYNPDDLMVQCEGCKDWFHPSCMGVTIEQAKKLDHFLCSDCESENDAERSMNGFPASPSSEPKAEPKRRKR is encoded by the exons ATGGCCAAGACCAAGCCGGGTAAGAAGGACCTCGACTCCTACACCATCAAAAGTACCAACAAGGTCGTCAAAG TGGGGGACTGTGTGTTGATGCGGCCTGCGGAATCGGGGAAGCCACCGTACGTTGCGCGGGTGGAGAAGATCGAGGCTGATCACCGCAACAATGTGAGGGTGCGTGtccggtggtactaccgccctgAGGAGTCTATCGGTGGCCGCCGGCAGTTCCATGGTGCGAAGGAGCTCTTTCTCTCCGATCACTATGATGTGCAGAGCGCTCACACCATCGAGGGCAAGTGCATTGTCCATTCCTTCAAAAACTATACCAAGCTGGAGAATGTTGGTGCCGAGGACTACTTCTGCCGCTTTGAGTACAAAGCGGCCACCGGGGCGTTCACCCCTGACCGCATCGCCGT GTACTGCAAATGTGAGATGCCTTACAACCCTGACGATCTCATGGTCCAATGTGAGGGATGCAAGGATTG GTTCCATCCATCTTGCATGGGCGTGACAATTGAACAAGCAAAAAAGTTGGATCACTTTCTTTGCTCAGATTGTGAGTCTGAAAATGATGCTGAAAGATCTATGAATGGATTTCCAGCTTCACCATCTTCCGAGCCCAAG